A stretch of the Sorangium aterium genome encodes the following:
- a CDS encoding aldo/keto reductase: protein MITASEVRLGKSGPSVFPIALGCMGMGAGSWYGVSDEAESIATIHEALERGVNVLDTGDFYGMGKNELLVGKALRRRRDKALLSVKFGALRGPNGEILGHDARPATTKNALAHSLSRLGVDHIDIYRPSRLDPNVPIEETVGAIADMVKAGYVRYIGLSEVGEETIRRAAAVHPICDLQIEYALVSRGAEVGVIPALRELGVAMTAYGVLSRGLLTGAKPSGEGDYRAHMPRFSAGNAERNQPLVDALARLATEKGVSPAQLAIAWVRAKGAAQGVTIVPTLGSRTRKQLVEALSSLDVSLDASEVAELEAAVPASEVAGARYPEVHMAMLDSERSQERRPAPSSSDASNGQGR from the coding sequence ATGATCACGGCGAGCGAAGTAAGGTTGGGCAAGAGCGGTCCTTCGGTGTTTCCCATCGCCCTCGGCTGCATGGGCATGGGGGCTGGGAGCTGGTACGGGGTATCGGACGAGGCCGAGAGCATCGCGACCATCCACGAGGCGCTCGAGCGGGGCGTGAACGTCCTCGACACCGGCGACTTCTACGGCATGGGCAAGAACGAGCTCCTCGTCGGCAAGGCGCTGCGACGTCGCCGCGACAAGGCGCTCCTCAGCGTCAAGTTCGGAGCGCTCCGCGGCCCGAACGGCGAGATCCTCGGGCACGACGCGCGTCCGGCCACGACGAAGAACGCCCTGGCGCACAGCTTGTCGCGCCTCGGGGTAGACCACATCGACATCTACAGGCCGTCGCGCCTCGATCCCAATGTTCCGATCGAGGAGACGGTGGGCGCCATCGCCGACATGGTGAAGGCGGGCTACGTCCGCTACATCGGCCTGTCCGAGGTCGGCGAGGAGACGATCCGGCGCGCGGCGGCGGTGCATCCGATCTGCGATCTGCAGATCGAATATGCGCTGGTGAGCCGCGGCGCGGAGGTCGGCGTCATCCCGGCCCTGCGCGAGCTCGGGGTCGCGATGACGGCGTACGGCGTCCTGTCCCGCGGGCTGCTCACAGGCGCAAAGCCGTCGGGCGAGGGCGACTACCGCGCGCACATGCCCCGCTTCTCCGCGGGCAATGCCGAGAGGAACCAACCCCTCGTCGATGCGCTCGCGCGCCTCGCGACGGAAAAGGGCGTGTCCCCGGCGCAGCTCGCCATCGCGTGGGTCCGCGCGAAGGGCGCGGCTCAGGGCGTGACGATCGTCCCGACCCTGGGGTCGCGCACGCGCAAACAGCTCGTGGAGGCGCTGTCGAGCCTCGATGTCTCGCTCGACGCGTCGGAGGTCGCTGAGCTCGAGGCCGCGGTGCCCGCGAGCGAAGTCGCCGGCGCGCGCTACCCGGAAGTCCACATGGCGATGCTCGACAGTGAGCGCTCTCAGGAGAGGCGTCCCGCACCGTCGAGCAGCGACGCATCGAACGGCCAAGGGCGCTGA
- a CDS encoding SGNH/GDSL hydrolase family protein, with protein MLLVAACSDDADSPGTTTGGTASTASSETTSGSGTAAGGGSPGSSGSSATSGGAANAGGGGTAGGGTGGAGGAGSGGMGGGSDGVGGTAGEGGGAGGSAGAGGGPAFQPCPASGSCKIMPFGDSITQGFNVAGGYRAPLFHLALEANRDITFVGSASDYSVPMVDGVTFPRNHEGHGGWTIEGNNGIAQLVGTSIPNYKPNIITLMIGTNDINGNINLADAPNRLGKLLDSIFMRDPNILVVLAQIVPTRTDGTNNNVKAYNAAMPDLVSTRVSKGQHIVLVDMYTAFTNDPNYKQSLFADNLHPNQAGYNRMAEVWFQALSPYLR; from the coding sequence GTGCTGCTCGTCGCAGCGTGCAGTGATGACGCCGACTCGCCGGGCACGACGACGGGCGGAACCGCGAGCACGGCCAGCTCCGAGACCACGAGCGGCAGCGGGACAGCGGCGGGTGGCGGCTCGCCCGGCAGTTCCGGCTCGAGCGCGACCAGCGGGGGCGCGGCGAACGCCGGTGGGGGAGGCACGGCCGGCGGCGGCACCGGGGGCGCCGGCGGAGCGGGCTCGGGTGGCATGGGCGGCGGATCCGACGGTGTCGGAGGTACCGCGGGCGAGGGAGGTGGCGCAGGGGGCAGCGCTGGCGCGGGCGGCGGCCCGGCATTCCAGCCCTGCCCGGCGAGCGGCTCCTGTAAGATCATGCCCTTCGGCGATTCAATCACGCAGGGATTCAACGTCGCCGGCGGCTACCGCGCCCCGCTGTTCCACCTCGCGCTCGAAGCGAACCGCGACATCACCTTCGTCGGTTCCGCCAGTGATTACAGCGTGCCCATGGTGGACGGAGTGACGTTCCCGAGGAACCACGAGGGTCACGGCGGCTGGACGATCGAGGGCAACAACGGCATCGCGCAGCTCGTGGGCACCAGCATTCCGAATTACAAGCCCAACATCATTACGTTGATGATCGGAACGAACGACATCAACGGTAACATCAACCTTGCGGACGCACCGAATCGCCTGGGCAAGCTGCTCGACTCGATTTTCATGCGTGATCCGAACATCCTCGTGGTGCTCGCGCAGATCGTGCCGACGAGAACGGACGGCACGAACAACAACGTCAAGGCCTACAACGCGGCCATGCCCGACCTGGTTTCGACGCGCGTTAGCAAGGGGCAGCACATCGTGCTGGTGGACATGTACACAGCGTTCACCAACGACCCGAACTACAAGCAGTCCCTCTTCGCCGACAATCTCCACCCGAACCAGGCAGGGTATAACCGCATGGCCGAGGTTTGGTTCCAGGCGTTGAGCCCGTACCTCCGCTGA
- a CDS encoding DUF4336 domain-containing protein encodes MPDSALTAVVDDEIWTLDRPVWFSGVRMRARTTVVRLDDGSLLLHTPAPPTDGLTEQLRALGPVRWLVVPNCWHHLGAPAAAAHFPDAKVVGPASALNRNKALKLHMDIHDAQFGEQVPEFEALPLQGVPFWDETVLYHRPTQTLLGADIVLCAGAKDHWTLRYAARITGFYERVRVPPDARKKIPDKAAAARSIRAMLERPAQRLIVGHADVIEEGWRDDLAQAWRLEGVKV; translated from the coding sequence ATGCCTGACAGCGCTCTCACCGCCGTGGTCGACGACGAGATCTGGACCCTGGACCGCCCCGTGTGGTTCAGCGGGGTACGGATGCGCGCCCGCACCACGGTCGTACGCCTCGACGACGGCAGTCTACTCCTTCACACTCCAGCCCCTCCCACCGATGGGCTGACAGAGCAGCTACGAGCCCTGGGCCCAGTGCGCTGGCTGGTGGTACCCAACTGCTGGCATCACCTCGGGGCACCCGCGGCGGCGGCCCATTTCCCTGACGCGAAGGTGGTGGGACCGGCGTCGGCGCTCAACAGGAACAAGGCGTTGAAACTCCACATGGATATCCACGACGCCCAGTTCGGCGAGCAGGTTCCCGAGTTCGAGGCCTTGCCACTTCAGGGCGTGCCGTTCTGGGACGAGACGGTGCTCTACCATCGGCCAACGCAAACCCTGCTCGGCGCAGACATCGTCCTTTGCGCCGGCGCCAAGGACCACTGGACTTTGCGTTACGCCGCGCGCATTACCGGCTTTTACGAGCGGGTGCGCGTACCCCCCGACGCCAGAAAGAAGATTCCGGATAAGGCCGCGGCCGCGCGCTCCATCCGCGCCATGCTGGAACGACCGGCCCAACGGCTCATCGTGGGGCATGCCGACGTCATCGAAGAAGGTTGGCGCGACGACCTCGCGCAAGCCTGGCGACTGGAGGGCGTGAAGGTGTAA
- the sigJ gene encoding RNA polymerase sigma factor SigJ, giving the protein MDHRTHLFESHRPLLEGLAYRMLGTRADALDIVQETFLKWSQTDVDQIRDARAWLVTVCSRIALNTLQSARSRRETYVGTWLPEPLMEDTRSPDEEPQIDETVSVALMHALERLTPNERAAFLLHDVFGYSFDEISTLLGKESAACRKLASRARARVRDARPKFAASSTEHRRLLTAFLNAARAGQIDELRRLLAEGVELHADGGGKAETVTHVLRGADAVSTFFVRVWSAAAHPDGRYRFVLRWFNGSPGLLVHDEDRLIAAVSVSVDEGVIRGIYAHRNPEKLAAFLAEAG; this is encoded by the coding sequence ATGGATCACCGAACGCATCTTTTCGAGAGCCACCGCCCCCTCCTCGAGGGGCTCGCTTACCGGATGCTCGGCACGCGCGCCGACGCTCTCGACATCGTGCAGGAGACGTTCTTGAAGTGGAGCCAGACAGACGTCGACCAGATCCGCGACGCGCGCGCGTGGCTCGTCACGGTGTGCAGCCGCATCGCGTTGAACACGCTGCAATCGGCGCGTTCCCGGAGAGAGACGTACGTGGGCACATGGCTGCCGGAGCCGTTGATGGAGGACACGCGGAGCCCTGACGAGGAGCCGCAGATCGACGAGACCGTCTCGGTGGCGTTGATGCACGCCCTCGAGCGGCTGACGCCGAACGAGCGCGCCGCGTTCCTGCTGCACGACGTGTTCGGCTACAGCTTCGACGAGATCTCCACCCTGCTCGGCAAAGAGAGCGCAGCGTGCCGGAAGCTCGCCTCCCGTGCCCGCGCGCGGGTCCGCGACGCGCGGCCGAAGTTCGCGGCGTCGTCCACCGAGCACCGGCGCCTCCTGACAGCGTTCCTGAATGCTGCCCGCGCTGGCCAGATCGACGAGCTCCGCAGGCTGCTCGCGGAGGGCGTGGAGCTCCACGCGGACGGGGGCGGCAAGGCCGAGACGGTGACCCACGTGCTCCGCGGCGCGGACGCGGTGAGCACCTTCTTCGTCCGCGTCTGGAGCGCCGCGGCGCATCCCGATGGCCGCTACCGCTTCGTGCTGCGGTGGTTCAACGGTTCCCCGGGGCTCCTGGTCCACGACGAAGATCGCCTGATCGCCGCCGTGAGCGTGAGCGTCGACGAGGGCGTGATTCGAGGGATCTATGCCCACCGCAACCCGGAGAAGCTCGCGGCCTTTCTCGCGGAGGCTGGCTAA
- a CDS encoding alpha/beta hydrolase, which yields MSETQLQDHRRSKTEIIKLPSEERQREAALRERFASFWATATGDRRAVYDAFISGSPLTSDVTLEAVDEAGVRGFFIHPQQAEPKRAILYLHGGGYVLGSAKAYRGFVSQIVSRTKIPALVIDYPLAPEASLPAAPDAARTASLFLIAKGFDRIAIVGDSAGGGLTLVTLAGLIGKPAGPAPVAGVVFSPWVDLSFTGASMTDPDIVDPLLGHDYLQDCARKVVGAHSPSDPLASPLFGDLKGLPPLLIQVGTDERLLDDSKQYADRAAKAGVSVELQIFEGMHHVFQLDVAHLETSRNALDRAARFLRDAFDRG from the coding sequence ATGTCGGAAACGCAGTTGCAGGATCATCGACGGAGCAAAACGGAGATCATCAAGCTCCCGTCCGAGGAGCGGCAGCGCGAAGCCGCGCTGCGCGAGCGGTTCGCCAGCTTCTGGGCGACGGCGACGGGAGACCGGAGAGCCGTCTACGATGCTTTCATCTCCGGCTCTCCTCTGACCAGCGACGTCACGCTCGAAGCTGTCGACGAGGCGGGCGTGCGGGGCTTTTTCATCCATCCGCAGCAGGCCGAGCCGAAGCGCGCGATCCTTTATTTGCACGGCGGCGGCTACGTCCTCGGCTCGGCGAAGGCATACCGCGGATTCGTCAGCCAGATCGTCAGCCGCACCAAGATCCCGGCGCTCGTCATCGATTATCCTCTGGCGCCCGAAGCTTCGCTGCCGGCCGCTCCTGACGCGGCGCGGACCGCATCCCTGTTTCTGATCGCCAAGGGCTTCGATCGCATCGCGATCGTCGGCGACTCCGCGGGCGGCGGCCTCACGCTCGTGACGCTGGCGGGTTTGATTGGGAAGCCCGCTGGTCCGGCGCCGGTCGCCGGCGTCGTGTTCTCGCCATGGGTGGACCTCTCCTTCACCGGCGCGTCGATGACGGATCCGGACATCGTCGATCCGTTGCTCGGCCACGACTACCTGCAGGACTGCGCCCGAAAGGTTGTCGGCGCCCATAGCCCCTCCGATCCGCTCGCCTCGCCGCTGTTCGGCGACCTGAAAGGCCTGCCGCCGCTCCTCATCCAGGTCGGCACCGACGAGCGCCTGCTCGACGATTCCAAGCAGTACGCCGATCGCGCGGCGAAGGCCGGGGTCTCCGTCGAGCTCCAGATCTTCGAGGGCATGCACCACGTCTTCCAGCTCGACGTAGCGCACCTCGAAACCAGCAGGAATGCGCTCGATCGCGCCGCCCGCTTCCTCCGCGACGCGTTCGATCGCGGCTGA
- a CDS encoding LysR family transcriptional regulator: MIKSRPRGFDRRSLDGLGVLRAVVEAGSFVGAGEALGLTQSAVSRAIARLEDRVGVRLFRRTARSISLTDEGLRYYESVAPHLAAIEDATIEAGGSSAKVRGRLRVNVDGSVGQFVLTPRLGPFLARHPELSMEIAVRDRMGDLIRDGFDVAVRFGHPEPSALKSRLLLRTRVVTCASPAYLARHGAPHRPSDIEKHPCVLMRDPSTGSHFAWEFVRGKKVVPVSASGQLMVNGVGPLLAACLAGQGIAQVLELYTRELLADGRLVQVLPEWAEETYPLYAYHHAAQLVSAKVRAFLEFVVALTRA; the protein is encoded by the coding sequence ATGATCAAAAGTAGGCCTCGCGGGTTCGACAGGCGTTCGCTGGACGGCCTCGGCGTCCTCCGCGCGGTCGTGGAGGCCGGGAGCTTCGTTGGCGCGGGGGAGGCGCTCGGCCTCACGCAATCCGCGGTCAGCCGTGCGATCGCCCGCCTCGAAGACCGCGTCGGCGTGCGCCTGTTCCGCCGCACCGCCCGCTCCATCTCGCTGACCGACGAGGGGCTCCGCTACTACGAGTCGGTGGCGCCCCACCTGGCCGCCATCGAGGACGCGACCATCGAGGCGGGCGGCTCCTCGGCCAAGGTTCGCGGCCGCCTGCGCGTGAACGTCGACGGGAGCGTCGGGCAGTTCGTGCTGACGCCCCGCCTGGGGCCGTTCCTCGCGCGCCACCCCGAGCTCTCCATGGAGATCGCCGTGCGCGATCGCATGGGTGACCTGATCCGCGACGGCTTCGACGTCGCCGTCCGGTTCGGTCACCCGGAGCCGTCGGCATTGAAGTCTCGCCTGCTCCTGCGCACGCGCGTCGTCACCTGCGCATCGCCGGCGTACCTCGCGCGCCACGGGGCGCCGCACCGCCCGAGCGACATCGAGAAGCACCCGTGTGTCCTGATGCGAGATCCCTCCACGGGGAGCCATTTCGCATGGGAGTTCGTGCGCGGGAAGAAGGTCGTCCCCGTGAGCGCCTCCGGACAGCTGATGGTGAACGGGGTCGGTCCGCTCCTCGCGGCGTGCCTCGCGGGACAAGGGATCGCGCAGGTGCTCGAGCTCTACACGCGCGAGCTCCTGGCCGACGGACGGCTCGTTCAAGTGCTGCCGGAGTGGGCCGAGGAGACGTATCCCCTCTACGCGTACCATCATGCCGCACAGCTCGTGTCGGCCAAGGTCCGCGCCTTCCTGGAGTTCGTCGTCGCGCTGACGCGCGCATAG
- a CDS encoding isochorismatase family protein: MTMRKYEPLTQDNAAVILVDHQVGLMTGVRDYSTGELKHNVVALAKAARSLELPIVVTTTARDSMWGPTFPELVEALPGIEIIDRSTVNAYDDPRVARAIEATGRKKLIFAGISLEVCAGFPAMTAVARGLDAYVAVDASGTFSETKHDVSLFRMQQAGVILSDYATLMVEILKDNSRPEAGAVYAALDMPWATLVGQVASALRK, encoded by the coding sequence ATGACCATGCGCAAGTACGAACCGCTCACCCAGGACAATGCCGCCGTCATCCTGGTCGACCACCAGGTCGGCCTCATGACCGGCGTCCGCGACTACTCGACAGGCGAGCTGAAGCACAACGTCGTCGCCCTGGCGAAGGCTGCCAGGTCGCTCGAGCTGCCGATCGTCGTCACCACGACGGCGCGCGACAGCATGTGGGGGCCGACCTTCCCCGAGCTCGTCGAGGCCTTGCCCGGCATCGAGATCATCGATCGCTCGACCGTGAACGCCTACGATGACCCGCGCGTCGCCAGGGCCATCGAAGCGACCGGCCGCAAGAAGCTGATCTTCGCCGGCATCTCGCTCGAGGTATGCGCGGGCTTTCCGGCGATGACGGCCGTCGCGCGCGGACTCGACGCTTACGTGGCCGTCGACGCTTCCGGCACGTTCAGCGAGACCAAGCACGACGTGAGCCTGTTCCGCATGCAGCAGGCCGGCGTCATCCTGTCCGACTACGCGACCCTGATGGTCGAGATCCTCAAGGACAACAGCCGTCCGGAGGCGGGCGCCGTCTACGCCGCGCTCGACATGCCCTGGGCCACGCTCGTCGGCCAGGTCGCCAGCGCTCTGCGCAAGTGA
- a CDS encoding FYVE zinc finger domain-containing protein, whose product MPLVIIVWNPVHEVLQKLSLGQKWEELVAALDVAQKRFVGVNDELIFVAPDYLFHDDVEPYTTKDLEFYGSKMKSLSNELPSKYLVVAGSMQWVDDGKKKLSVSTLVASKEFVFRYDKKRKAGTEDSPQFAFNPGTTTGHFEWSGLSCGIEICQDHEEAVLLDEVRKTLDIHIMLSFGQIRRDRNMALKREGIFIQCELESYEYWNKQKPGFEPVSGIFRHNLKHHQSSKQLIPQVKSIADGLEETSHGIFRLAKTGPRTTFTTTQPLTFQKTTPLLTTSTTTPLLTTSTTTPLLTTSTPQPLTLQTTPQPLTLQKTAQPLTPPKTTTPSFTLPPPTSKSVLPPTSRVVQQIPTWQEDDLVSRCPLCDRDFSFTLRRHHCRKCGKVVCDDCSTARKILPSPVPKPSFFWSSTVETGALRVCDSCN is encoded by the coding sequence ATGCCCCTTGTGATCATCGTGTGGAACCCGGTGCACGAAGTCCTTCAGAAGCTCTCCCTGGGCCAGAAGTGGGAGGAGCTCGTTGCCGCGTTGGACGTCGCACAGAAGCGGTTCGTCGGCGTCAACGACGAGCTCATCTTCGTCGCACCAGACTACCTGTTTCACGACGATGTCGAACCGTACACGACGAAGGATTTGGAGTTCTATGGAAGCAAGATGAAATCCCTATCGAACGAGCTGCCGTCAAAATACCTTGTAGTGGCCGGCTCCATGCAGTGGGTCGATGACGGCAAGAAGAAGCTGTCGGTGTCCACGCTCGTCGCGAGCAAGGAATTCGTATTTCGCTACGACAAGAAGCGCAAGGCGGGCACCGAGGACTCCCCGCAGTTCGCGTTCAACCCGGGGACAACCACGGGCCACTTCGAGTGGAGTGGGCTCTCGTGCGGGATCGAGATCTGCCAGGATCACGAGGAGGCGGTCCTCCTCGATGAGGTCAGGAAGACCCTCGATATACACATCATGCTCTCGTTCGGCCAGATCCGGCGCGATCGGAACATGGCGCTCAAACGTGAGGGCATCTTCATTCAATGCGAGCTCGAGAGCTATGAATACTGGAACAAGCAAAAGCCCGGGTTTGAACCGGTGAGCGGCATTTTTCGACATAACCTTAAGCACCATCAGAGTTCCAAGCAATTAATACCACAGGTCAAATCGATCGCGGACGGACTGGAGGAGACGAGCCATGGTATCTTCCGGCTCGCCAAGACGGGACCCCGCACGACGTTCACAACGACGCAGCCGCTCACGTTCCAGAAGACGACGCCCCTGCTCACGACCTCGACGACGACGCCTCTGCTCACGACCTCGACGACGACGCCTCTGCTCACGACCTCGACGCCGCAGCCGCTCACGCTCCAGACGACGCCGCAGCCGCTCACGCTCCAGAAGACGGCGCAGCCGCTCACGCCCCCGAAGACGACCACGCCGTCGTTCACGCTCCCGCCCCCGACGTCGAAGTCGGTGCTCCCTCCAACGTCGCGCGTGGTTCAGCAGATCCCCACCTGGCAAGAGGATGACCTCGTCTCGCGGTGCCCTCTGTGCGACCGTGATTTCTCGTTCACGCTGCGTCGCCACCATTGCCGCAAGTGCGGCAAGGTCGTTTGCGACGACTGCTCCACGGCACGGAAGATCCTTCCAAGCCCCGTCCCGAAGCCGAGCTTCTTTTGGAGCAGCACGGTGGAGACGGGGGCGCTGCGCGTCTGCGACTCGTGCAACTGA
- a CDS encoding LysR substrate-binding domain-containing protein, whose translation MLDLNDFFLFVQVVDRGGFTAASRTLRTPKSTLSHRMQQLENNLGVRLLNRTSRKFGTTDAGEEFYRHAVSMLREAELAEATIRQRLVEPSGTIRCTGGVATMQFAMSDIVADFLVQYPKVNVVVHAVDRAVDIVGENFDVAIRAHSDPLPDSNLVQRTLAPAPWYLFAGSDYLDEKGEPQRPQDLREHPSLFMMRTGIDPVWRLRHVRQAKNEAVVPLTPRLSSDDMVGLQQAAIRGLGIVALPGYICRAAVKSGKLRRVLPSWIAGDSTITALVPYRQGLLPSVRAFLDHLAAELPKAVLI comes from the coding sequence ATGCTGGATTTGAACGATTTCTTCCTGTTCGTGCAGGTGGTCGATCGGGGCGGATTCACGGCCGCGAGCCGCACGCTGCGGACCCCCAAATCGACGCTCAGCCACCGCATGCAGCAGCTCGAGAACAACCTCGGGGTCCGGCTCCTCAACCGCACGTCGCGCAAGTTCGGGACGACGGATGCGGGCGAAGAGTTCTATCGGCACGCGGTCAGCATGCTTCGCGAAGCCGAGCTGGCCGAGGCCACGATCCGCCAGCGCCTGGTCGAGCCGAGCGGCACGATACGCTGCACCGGCGGCGTGGCGACGATGCAGTTCGCGATGTCCGACATCGTCGCGGACTTCCTTGTGCAGTACCCGAAGGTCAACGTCGTCGTGCATGCGGTCGACCGCGCCGTCGACATCGTCGGAGAGAACTTCGACGTCGCCATCCGAGCGCACTCCGATCCGCTGCCGGACTCCAACCTGGTCCAGCGGACGCTCGCGCCCGCCCCCTGGTACCTGTTCGCCGGATCCGACTACCTCGACGAGAAAGGCGAGCCGCAGAGACCCCAGGACCTGCGCGAGCATCCATCGCTGTTCATGATGCGGACCGGGATCGATCCGGTCTGGCGGCTGCGCCACGTGCGTCAGGCGAAGAACGAGGCCGTGGTGCCGCTGACGCCGCGGCTGTCGAGCGACGATATGGTCGGCCTGCAGCAGGCGGCGATCCGAGGTCTCGGGATCGTCGCCCTGCCCGGCTACATCTGCCGGGCGGCCGTGAAGTCCGGCAAGCTGCGCCGGGTGCTGCCGAGCTGGATCGCGGGCGACTCCACGATCACCGCGCTCGTCCCCTACAGGCAGGGGCTGCTTCCCTCGGTGCGCGCCTTCCTCGATCACCTGGCGGCCGAGCTTCCGAAAGCCGTGCTGATCTAG
- a CDS encoding NAD(P)H-dependent oxidoreductase codes for MKKLLRIDASARTQGSISRSVADYFQVRWTESNPGGRVIVRDLARYPVPHLDAATIAAFLAPPPPSGGPPPEGLVLSDALIDELSSADHLLISSPLYNLTLPSTLKAYFDHVIRNDRTFAQAEGRYVGLLTSKSASVVTTRGGVASPAAADELQTRTLRAILAFIGVTKVDVISLEGMSGDEVSRSRRIASARAEIDRLFASPGEPVWLGPFTEEDRREIGGLRAAQAAAIQQGDAEAYAALCTDDIQLLIPGHDVVSGRERFLACEAELFRSASFASFRKMPERIEGSGDLAVEMGRQEVAMRRGGAAGVFAARQKYTHVFRRTAQGWRFAVLMSNAIE; via the coding sequence ATGAAGAAGCTGCTCAGGATAGATGCAAGCGCCCGCACGCAAGGGTCGATCTCGCGGAGCGTGGCGGACTATTTCCAGGTACGCTGGACAGAGTCGAATCCAGGCGGCCGCGTCATCGTTCGCGACCTCGCCCGGTATCCGGTGCCGCACCTCGACGCCGCGACCATCGCTGCGTTTCTCGCGCCCCCGCCGCCTTCCGGGGGGCCGCCGCCCGAGGGCCTCGTGCTGTCCGACGCCTTGATCGATGAGCTGAGCTCGGCCGATCACTTGCTGATCAGCAGCCCGCTGTACAACCTCACGCTGCCATCGACCCTCAAGGCGTACTTCGATCACGTCATCCGCAATGACCGTACGTTCGCGCAGGCAGAAGGGCGCTACGTGGGCCTACTCACCAGCAAGTCGGCGTCCGTCGTGACGACGCGCGGCGGCGTCGCCTCGCCCGCCGCCGCGGACGAGCTTCAGACCCGCACGCTGCGGGCGATACTGGCCTTCATCGGCGTCACGAAGGTCGACGTGATCTCGCTGGAGGGGATGAGCGGAGACGAGGTCTCTCGGTCGCGTCGCATCGCGAGCGCGCGGGCCGAGATCGACCGTCTCTTCGCCTCTCCTGGAGAGCCTGTGTGGCTCGGGCCGTTCACCGAGGAAGATCGCCGGGAGATCGGCGGGCTGCGGGCTGCGCAGGCTGCTGCCATCCAGCAGGGCGACGCGGAGGCCTACGCAGCGCTTTGCACCGACGACATTCAGCTCCTGATCCCGGGGCACGATGTCGTCTCCGGCCGCGAGCGGTTCCTCGCGTGCGAAGCGGAGCTCTTCCGGAGCGCGAGCTTCGCGTCGTTCAGGAAGATGCCGGAGCGGATCGAGGGGAGCGGCGACCTGGCCGTCGAGATGGGCCGGCAAGAGGTGGCCATGCGGCGCGGCGGCGCCGCGGGCGTCTTCGCCGCGCGGCAAAAGTACACGCATGTTTTCCGGCGGACGGCGCAGGGCTGGCGCTTCGCCGTGCTGATGTCCAACGCCATCGAGTAA